In Streptococcus porcinus, the genomic window AATTGGAGAGAAGAATTAAGTGGATCCCATTTATCAGACAAGAATTAAAATCGATCCCCATTCTAATTAGTATGGTGCGTAGCTATTGGAAAAAGGATTATAGACGTGTGCCTCGAAGAACTATCGTAGCTATTGTGAGTGCTTTAATCTATTTTCTATCTCCAATTGATTTTATTCCTGACTGGATTCCTTTTCTTGGGCAATTAGATGATGCTCTTGTTGTTGCTACCTGTTGGAATCTTGTTTATAAGGATATTGAGGATTACCGTCAGTGGAAAAAAGCTCGGCAAGTGCTCTCTGACTAAACTCTTTTCTTCTTGAAAAATGATTCAATAAGAACTGATTATTTTTTTCAAGACAGGTTCAGGTGGTCATTAACTGCAAGAGCTTGTCTTGATATTTTGTGTAAGGAAGAATTGTTCCGAATTAGCATTAAGAAAAATCGTAAAGCTTTCCTAGCGTCTTTGAGTGACCTGTTTTACTTGAAATATACCTTTAAACAAACAGAAAGGAATTGAACCTGCTTTAAATACTGTACCAAAAAGATAAGTCTTTTAGAAAATCAGGAATTCCTAGTGATTTTCTATATTATCTTTGCAGTTTTCGGGCTTGGTATCTTAAATATGAGTAACATTCAAAACATGTCCCTAGAGGATATCATGGGAGAACGCTTTGGGCGTTATTCCAAATATATTATTCAGGAGCGGGCTTTACCTGATATTAGAGATGGCCTAAAACCTGTTCAACGTCGCATTTTATATTCCATGTATAAAGATGGAAATACTTTTGAAAAAGGTTTCCGTAAATCTGCAAAATCGGTAGGGAATATCATGGGGAATTTCCACCCTCATGGAGATTCCTCAATTTATGATGCCATGGTGCGGATGAGTCAGGATTGGAAGAATCGTGAAATTCTTGTTGAAATGCATGGTAATAATGGCTCGATGGATGGTGATCCTCCTGCAGCTATGCGTTACACAGAAGCTCGTTTATCAGAAATTTCAGGCTATCTTTTACAAGATATTGAGAAAAATACGGTACCATTTGCTTGGAATTTTGATGATACAGAAAAAGAGCCAACAGTTCTACCGGCAGCTTATCCAAACCTCTTGGTTAATGGTGCTACTGGTATTTCTGCAGGTTATGCTACCGATATTCCTCCTCATAATTTAGCAGAAGTGATCGATGCGACGGTTTATTTAATTGATCATCCTAAAGCTAAATTGGATAAATTAATGGAGTTTTTACCTGGCCCAGATTTTCCGACTGGAAGTATTATCCAAGGTCAAGATGAGATTCGTAAAGCGTATGAAACAGGCAAGGGGCGAGTAGTCGTTCGTTCAAAAACGGATATTGAAGAGCTCAAAGGCGGCAAGCAACAGATTATTGTTACTGAAATTCCATATGAAATTAACAAGTCCGTTTTAGTGAAAAAAATTGATGATGTTCGTGTTAATAACAAAGTTCCTGGAATAGTAGAAGTCCGTGATGAGTCTGATAGATCTGGTTTACGAATTGCGATTGAATTGAAAAAAGATGCCGATACACAGACTGTTCTAAACTATTTGTTGAAGTATACTGATTTACAAGTTAATTACAACTTTAATATGGTAGCTATTGATAACTATACACCTCATCAAGTTGGTATTCAAAAGATACTTAGCTCCTACATTGCGCACCGCAAGTCAATCATTATTGAACGTTCCAAATTTGATATGGCTAAAGCTGAAAAGCGCCTTCATATTGTTGAGGGACTGATTCGAGTTATTTCTATCCTTGATGAAGTGATTGCTCTGATTCGTGCATCTGAAAATAAAGCGGATGCCAAGGAAAACTTGAAAATCAGCTATGCTTTTACAGAAGAACAAGCAGAAGCTATTGTTACTTTGCAATTATATCGATTGACTAATACCGACATTGTTACTTTGCAAAATGAAGAGGAAGAACTTCGTAATTTAATCACTACTTTGGGAGCTATTATCGCTGATGAGGCTACCATGTATAATGTGATGAAGCGTGAATTACGAGAGGTTAAAAAGAAATTTGGCAATCCTCGTCGTTCACAATTACAAAAAGAGACAGAGACAATTGAAATTGATACCGCTAGCTTGATTGTGGAAGAAGAGACCTTTGTCAGCCTTACACAAGGTGGCTATATTAAACGAACTAGTCCTCGATCCTTCAATGCTTCAACAATTGAAGAAGTCGGTAAACGTGATGATGATCGCTTAATTTTCGTAACCAATGCAAAAACAACCCAGCATCTTCTTATTTTTACAGATTTAGGGAATGTTATTTATCGTCCTGTACATGAATTGCAAGATATTCGCTGGAAGGAAGTTGGTGAGCACTTATCTCAAACTATTACTAACTACGGTAATGAGGAGAAGGTTTTGTATGCTGAGCTTGTAGATGATTTCAAATCAGTAACTTACTATAGTGTGACACAATTAGGTCAAATTAAGCGTTTTGCAAGAGCGGAGCTAGCACCATGGCGTACCTATCGCTCTAAATCACTTAAGTATGCGAAACTAAAAAATGAGCAGGATCGTATTATTGCTGTTCAGCCTATCCTTTTTGAAGATATCATGTTGATTTCACATCAAGGTTATGCCCTTCGTTTTTCTAATGAGGAAGTGCCCGTTCAAGGCTTAAAAACAGCTGGTGTGAAAGCAATGAACCTTAAAAAAGGTGATTATATTACTTCTGCTTTCTTAGCATACACAGACAGTTTCTTTGTCCTAACACAACGTGGCAGTCTGAAGCGAGTGGCTACGGAGGATATCCCGCAAACGAGTCGAGCGAATAGGGGACTGTTGGTTCTGAGAGAATTAAAAAATAAACCTCACCGTGTCTTCTTAGCTGGTGCTGTCAAGAGTTCGGTGTCAAATAAAGCCATTGATCTATTTAGTAGTCCACAAGCTGACAATGATGAGTCTAGTATAAAATTGATAGTTACTAGCAAAACTGGTCAAGAATATTTAGTGAATTTAGCCAACTATTCCTTGTCTGAACGTACAAGTAATGGTACTTTTATTTCAGATTCTATCTCAGATCAAGAGGTCTTGTCAGTAAGATTTGACTAAAAAGGACGGAAGTTCTTTTTAGTTTGAATGTATTTTTCTGAAAATTAAAAAACATTAGAAGATGGTTGCTTTTCATGAAAATTACGATACAATATATAAAAGCAGAAATGAGGATATGATATGACACTTGATATAGATTGGAACAATCTAGGATTTGAATACCATAAGTTACCTTACCGTTATATTTCTTATTTTAAAGATGGACAATGGGATCAGGGACGACTTACCGAAGATGCTACTTTACATCTATCCGAAGCAGCACCAGCTTTACACTATGGGCAACAAGCTTTTGAAGGTTTAAAAGCTTATAGGACAAAAGATGGTTCTATTCAGCTCTTTCGTCCTGATTGCAATGCTGCTCGTTTACAAGCAACAGCAGAGCGTTTGTTAATGCCACAAGTATCAACAGAACAATTTATTGATGCGGTTAAGCAAGTGGTTAAAGCGAACCAAGAGTATGTTCCTCCTTATGGTACAGGAGCAAGTTTATATCTTCGTCCTTTATTAATTGGGGTTGGAGATGTTATTGGTGTCAAACCAGCTGATGAGTATATCTTTACTATTTTTGCGATGCCAGTGGGAGCCTATTTTAAAGGTGGCTTAATGCCAACAAATTTTATTGTTTCTGAAGAGTATGATCGTGCTGCTCCATTTGGAACAGGAGCAGCAAAGGTCGGAGGCAATTATGCCGGATCGCTTTTACCAGGAAAAGTTGCAAAAGCTAGTGGCTTTTCTGATGTGATTTATTTAGATCCGGCCACTCATACTAAAATTGAAGAAGTTGGCGCTGCTAATTTCTTTGGTATCACCGCTAATAATGAGTTTATTACTCCTTTAAGTCCATCAATCCTACCGTCTATTACTAAATATTCTCTTCTCGAATTAGCTGAAAAGAGACTAGGGATGACAGTTATTGAAGGAGATGTTCCAATTGATAATTTGGATAAATTTGTAGAAGCTGGTGCTTGTGGAACAGCTGCCGTTATCTCACCAATTGGTGGTATCCAGTACCGTAACCATCTACATGTTTTTTACAGTGAGACAGAGGTTGGACCGGTGACCCGACGTTTATATGACGAATTAGTAGGCATTCAGATTGGTGATATTGAAGCCCCAGAGGGTTGGATTGTAAAAGTTGATTAAATCCAAAGCTTGCTCTTGCAAGCTTTTTTCTTTTTGTGTAAAATGGATGAAGCGAGGTATAGAATGAGTAAAAAAGATAAAAAAATTGAAATTCAAATTGTTGATCACAAGGTTTCACTTGAAAATACCCTAGTAAATGGTTATCAATTACTAAACGGGAAACGTGTTGTGGGTGAAATTGCAGAGCTTGATGAAAGATTCATTGTTGTTAATAACGGTAGTGCAGAAAGCTTCTTTAAAACCTTGGAACAAGCGGTTGAAAGTATCATTGAAAACTACAATTTGAATCACTAAAAGTGGGTAAAAACACTTGCGTGAGCAATAAAACTATGGTAGAATAGTTTTTGTTGTTATGGAAAGATAGCGAAGAGGCTAAACGCGGCGGACTGTAAATCCGCTCCTTCGGGTTCGGGGGTTCGAATCCCTCTCTTTCCATTTCTATTTGGGGTATAGCCAAGCGGTAAGGCAAGGGACTTTGACTCCCTCATGCGTTGGTTCGAATCCAGCTACCCCAGTCAGAGGTATCA contains:
- a CDS encoding DUF2969 domain-containing protein, coding for MSKKDKKIEIQIVDHKVSLENTLVNGYQLLNGKRVVGEIAELDERFIVVNNGSAESFFKTLEQAVESIIENYNLNH
- the parC gene encoding DNA topoisomerase IV subunit A, which codes for MSNIQNMSLEDIMGERFGRYSKYIIQERALPDIRDGLKPVQRRILYSMYKDGNTFEKGFRKSAKSVGNIMGNFHPHGDSSIYDAMVRMSQDWKNREILVEMHGNNGSMDGDPPAAMRYTEARLSEISGYLLQDIEKNTVPFAWNFDDTEKEPTVLPAAYPNLLVNGATGISAGYATDIPPHNLAEVIDATVYLIDHPKAKLDKLMEFLPGPDFPTGSIIQGQDEIRKAYETGKGRVVVRSKTDIEELKGGKQQIIVTEIPYEINKSVLVKKIDDVRVNNKVPGIVEVRDESDRSGLRIAIELKKDADTQTVLNYLLKYTDLQVNYNFNMVAIDNYTPHQVGIQKILSSYIAHRKSIIIERSKFDMAKAEKRLHIVEGLIRVISILDEVIALIRASENKADAKENLKISYAFTEEQAEAIVTLQLYRLTNTDIVTLQNEEEELRNLITTLGAIIADEATMYNVMKRELREVKKKFGNPRRSQLQKETETIEIDTASLIVEEETFVSLTQGGYIKRTSPRSFNASTIEEVGKRDDDRLIFVTNAKTTQHLLIFTDLGNVIYRPVHELQDIRWKEVGEHLSQTITNYGNEEKVLYAELVDDFKSVTYYSVTQLGQIKRFARAELAPWRTYRSKSLKYAKLKNEQDRIIAVQPILFEDIMLISHQGYALRFSNEEVPVQGLKTAGVKAMNLKKGDYITSAFLAYTDSFFVLTQRGSLKRVATEDIPQTSRANRGLLVLRELKNKPHRVFLAGAVKSSVSNKAIDLFSSPQADNDESSIKLIVTSKTGQEYLVNLANYSLSERTSNGTFISDSISDQEVLSVRFD
- a CDS encoding branched-chain amino acid aminotransferase: MTLDIDWNNLGFEYHKLPYRYISYFKDGQWDQGRLTEDATLHLSEAAPALHYGQQAFEGLKAYRTKDGSIQLFRPDCNAARLQATAERLLMPQVSTEQFIDAVKQVVKANQEYVPPYGTGASLYLRPLLIGVGDVIGVKPADEYIFTIFAMPVGAYFKGGLMPTNFIVSEEYDRAAPFGTGAAKVGGNYAGSLLPGKVAKASGFSDVIYLDPATHTKIEEVGAANFFGITANNEFITPLSPSILPSITKYSLLELAEKRLGMTVIEGDVPIDNLDKFVEAGACGTAAVISPIGGIQYRNHLHVFYSETEVGPVTRRLYDELVGIQIGDIEAPEGWIVKVD
- a CDS encoding YkvA family protein, yielding MKKHFDKKQAMEELQKGYNKADRLLKDDAKMESFLDKLERRIKWIPFIRQELKSIPILISMVRSYWKKDYRRVPRRTIVAIVSALIYFLSPIDFIPDWIPFLGQLDDALVVATCWNLVYKDIEDYRQWKKARQVLSD